The proteins below are encoded in one region of Saccopteryx leptura isolate mSacLep1 chromosome 1, mSacLep1_pri_phased_curated, whole genome shotgun sequence:
- the LOC136387181 gene encoding apolipoprotein L3-like, whose protein sequence is MTSETFCQDCLDAVEFLLDPTKVENLEHLLSDEAWERFVGATSLSRMKADALYNDLNQLKNLMATEDKDMLSKDQLHREQFLSEFPQLKQKLEENIGKLHALADKVDKVHKDCTISKVVANSTGAVSGILTILGVSLAPVTAGASLVLVATGIGLGTAAAVTSVSTSIVDYSNNKSAKAKASQLVSSDIDNREVVMEVLRHSTPQIVSLAKKCFQSLLDIVSNVRAFKLVNSSSVLAAEAKLFATPGIVSAQRSKQLQKTFGGTALAMTKGAKISGLTTAAVFLLIDVISLVKESIHLHEGSKAQVAAELRQQAQELGGRLETLTYIHSQVSAEVPDSVIPSQDREQGHVWETAS, encoded by the exons ATGACCTCAG AGACTTTCTGTCAAGACTGTCTTGATGCCGTTGAGTTTCTACTGGACCCAACGAAAGTAGAGAACCTGGAACACCTGCTGAGTGATGAAGCCTGGGAGAGATTTGTGGGTGCCACCAGTCTGTCCAG GATGAAGGCAGATGCACTATATAATGACTTAAACCAGCTGAAAAATCTCATGGCCACAGAGGACAAAGACATGCTCTCAAAGGACCAGCTGCATAGGGAGCAGTTTCTGAGTGAGTTTCCTCAGCTAAAACAGAAGCTTGAAGAGAACATAGGAAAGCTCCATGCACTGGCTGACAAGGTTGACAAGGTACACAAGGACTGCACCATCTCCAAAGTGGTGGCCAATTCCACCGGCGCTGTGTCTGGCATtctgaccatcctgggcgtctctCTGGCACCCGTGACAGCAGGGGCCAGTCTGGTGCTTGTGGCAACTGGAATTGGACTGGGGACAGCTGCTGCTGTGACCAGTGTGTCCACCAGCATCGTGGACTACTCAAACAACAAGTCAGCAAAAGCAAAAGCCAGTCAGCTGGTGTCAAGTGACATCGACAACAGGGAGGTGGTCATGGAAGTTCTACGCCACAGCACGCCGCAAATTGTTTCCTTAGCCAAGAAGTGCTTCCAGTCCCTGCTGGACATTGTCAGTAACGTCCGTGCCTTCAAGCTGGTCAATTCCAGCTCTGTCCTTGCGGCTGAGGCCAAGCTCTTCGCAACCCCTGGGATAGTCTCGGCCCAACGCAGCAAGCAGCTACAGAAAACCTTTGGAGGCACTGCTCTGGCAATGACCAAAGGAGCCAAAATCTCAGGTCTAACCACTGCAGCTGTCTTCCTTCTGATAGATGTGATCAGCCTTGTGAAGGAGTCAATACACTTGCACGAGGGGTCAAAGGCACAGGTGGCTGCAGAGTTGCGGCAGCAGGCCCAGGAGCTGGGAGGCAGGTTGGAGACACTCACCTATATTCATTCACAGGTGTCTGCAGAAGTGCCAGACTCCGTGATCCCCAGCCAGGACAGGGAGCAGGGGCatgtgtgggagactgcaagctga